In one Pseudomonas hydrolytica genomic region, the following are encoded:
- a CDS encoding carbohydrate ABC transporter permease, which produces MNSSAINTPAAAQAGTPVARKPRRLAPGWFLVSPSVALLLIWMIVPLGMTIYFSLIRYNLLYPGENDFVGLENFEYFVTDAAFLSGAGNTVLLVGSVLLISVVFGVLISALLEASEFFGRGIVRVLLISPFFIMPTVSALLWKNLIFHPVSGILAAIWQFFGAQPVDWLAHHPLFSIILIVSWQWLPFAILILMTAMQSLDQEQKEAARLDGAGPIAIFWHLTLPHLARPIAVVVMIETIFLLSVVAEIYTTTSGGPGYESTNLAYLIYTQALLQFDVGMASAGGLIAVVIANIAAIVLIRMIGKNLTARQ; this is translated from the coding sequence ATGAACTCTTCGGCCATCAATACTCCTGCTGCCGCGCAGGCCGGCACGCCGGTGGCGCGCAAGCCCCGGCGTCTGGCGCCGGGCTGGTTTCTGGTCAGCCCCTCGGTGGCCCTGCTGCTGATCTGGATGATCGTGCCGCTGGGCATGACCATCTACTTCTCGCTGATCCGCTACAACCTGCTCTACCCCGGCGAGAACGATTTCGTCGGTCTGGAGAACTTCGAATACTTCGTCACCGACGCCGCCTTTCTCTCCGGCGCCGGCAATACCGTGCTGCTGGTGGGCAGCGTGCTGTTGATCAGCGTGGTGTTCGGCGTGCTGATCTCGGCGCTGCTGGAGGCCAGCGAATTCTTCGGCCGCGGCATCGTGCGGGTGCTGCTGATCTCGCCGTTCTTCATCATGCCCACGGTCAGCGCGCTGCTGTGGAAGAACCTGATCTTCCATCCGGTATCGGGGATTCTCGCCGCCATCTGGCAGTTCTTCGGCGCCCAGCCGGTGGACTGGCTGGCGCACCACCCACTGTTCTCGATCATCCTGATCGTGTCCTGGCAGTGGCTGCCGTTCGCCATTCTGATTCTCATGACCGCCATGCAGTCGCTGGATCAGGAGCAGAAGGAAGCCGCGCGCCTCGATGGCGCCGGGCCCATCGCCATCTTCTGGCACCTGACCCTGCCGCACCTGGCGCGGCCGATTGCCGTGGTGGTGATGATCGAGACCATCTTCCTGCTCTCGGTGGTCGCCGAGATCTACACCACCACTAGCGGCGGCCCCGGCTACGAGTCGACCAACCTCGCCTACCTGATCTACACCCAGGCCCTGCTGCAGTTCGACGTCGGCATGGCTTCGGCCGGCGGGCTGATCGCGGTGGTCATCGCCAACATCGCCGCCATCGTGCTGATCCGCATGATCGGCAAGAACCTGACCGCGCGGCAGTGA
- a CDS encoding carbohydrate kinase family protein — protein MYLVCGEALFDVFIQNDGARSNELAFKAIAGGSPFNVALGLRRLGSDAALFTGISSDSLGQRLRQVLRDEGVSDAYLIASDAPTTLAMVGLDAAGSPHYSFRGEGCADRQLLAEHLPTLDTRVRGLHVGSFSLVVEPVAETLLTLVQREHQQRLISLDPNVRLGPAPDIARWRERVETFAGYAHLIKVSEEDLQLLYPERDPQQVAVGWLNARCQLVFLTKGSKGASVHSRHGHWSAPAMAVATRDTVGAGDTFQAALLSYLARHELDSPEALATLSQEQIDAMLHLAIEAAALTCARVGPDLPYLHELERQSAR, from the coding sequence ATGTACCTGGTCTGTGGCGAAGCACTGTTCGACGTGTTCATCCAGAACGACGGCGCGCGCAGCAACGAGCTGGCCTTCAAGGCCATTGCCGGCGGCTCGCCGTTCAATGTGGCGCTCGGCCTGAGACGCCTGGGCAGTGATGCGGCGCTGTTCACCGGGATCTCCTCGGACAGCCTCGGCCAGCGCCTGCGCCAGGTGCTGCGTGACGAGGGCGTGAGCGACGCCTACCTGATCGCCAGCGATGCGCCGACCACCCTGGCCATGGTCGGCCTGGACGCGGCCGGTTCGCCGCACTACAGCTTCCGTGGCGAAGGCTGCGCCGACCGCCAGCTGCTCGCCGAGCACCTGCCGACCCTCGATACGCGGGTACGCGGCCTGCATGTCGGCTCCTTCTCGCTGGTGGTGGAGCCGGTGGCCGAGACGCTGCTGACGCTGGTGCAGCGCGAACATCAGCAACGCCTGATCAGCCTCGATCCCAACGTGCGTCTCGGCCCCGCGCCGGATATCGCCCGCTGGCGCGAGCGCGTCGAGACCTTCGCCGGCTATGCCCATCTGATCAAGGTCAGCGAGGAAGACCTGCAGTTGCTCTATCCCGAGCGCGACCCGCAGCAGGTCGCAGTGGGCTGGCTTAACGCGCGCTGCCAACTGGTGTTCCTCACCAAGGGCAGCAAAGGCGCCAGCGTCCATAGTCGCCACGGCCACTGGTCGGCGCCGGCGATGGCCGTAGCCACCCGCGACACCGTCGGCGCCGGCGATACCTTCCAGGCCGCGCTGCTCAGCTACCTGGCCCGCCACGAGCTGGACAGCCCCGAGGCGCTGGCGACGCTGAGCCAGGAGCAGATCGACGCCATGTTGCACCTGGCCATCGAGGCTGCCGCGCTGACCTGCGCCCGGGTCGGGCCCGACCTGCCCTACCTGCACGAGCTGGAGCGGCAAAGCGCGCGCTGA
- a CDS encoding ABC transporter ATP-binding protein codes for MADLKIRNLRKGFDGTAIIQGVDLDIRDREFVVFVGPSGCGKSTLLRLIAGLEEVSSGHIELDGQDITDMAPAKRDLAMVFQTYALYPHMSVRKNLSFALDLARVNKQEIAEKVANAARILQLDALLERKPRQLSGGQRQRVAIGRAIVRNPKIFLFDEPLSNLDAALRVQTRLELARLHKELQATMIYVTHDQVEAMTLADKVVVLNGGRVEQVGSPLELYHHPANLFVAGFLGTPKMGFLRGSVTRADAASCEVRLDCGPSLTLPLCATDLGPDSQVTLGLRPEHLNVVSAGSGRLQVTADVSERLGSDTFCHVRSASGEMLTVRVRGDFAPRYGDALTLDFDTAHCHLFAADGRAIGKPLQQAA; via the coding sequence ATGGCCGATCTGAAGATCCGCAACCTGAGAAAAGGCTTCGATGGCACGGCGATCATCCAGGGTGTCGATCTGGATATCCGCGACCGCGAATTCGTGGTCTTCGTCGGCCCGTCCGGCTGCGGCAAATCCACCCTGCTGCGCCTGATCGCCGGCCTCGAGGAAGTCAGCAGCGGCCATATCGAACTCGACGGCCAGGACATCACCGACATGGCGCCGGCCAAACGCGACCTGGCCATGGTGTTCCAGACCTACGCGCTGTACCCGCACATGAGCGTGCGCAAGAACCTGTCCTTCGCCCTCGATCTGGCCCGGGTGAACAAGCAGGAAATCGCGGAGAAGGTCGCCAACGCCGCGCGCATCCTGCAGCTCGACGCCCTGCTCGAACGCAAACCCAGACAGCTCTCCGGCGGCCAGCGCCAGCGCGTGGCCATCGGCCGCGCCATCGTGCGCAACCCGAAGATCTTCCTGTTCGACGAGCCGCTGTCCAACCTCGACGCCGCCCTGCGCGTGCAGACCCGCCTGGAACTGGCACGGCTGCACAAGGAGCTGCAGGCGACCATGATCTACGTGACCCACGATCAGGTGGAGGCCATGACCCTGGCCGACAAGGTGGTGGTGCTCAATGGCGGGCGCGTCGAGCAGGTCGGCTCGCCGCTGGAGCTGTATCACCACCCGGCCAACCTGTTCGTCGCCGGCTTTCTCGGCACGCCGAAGATGGGCTTCCTGCGTGGCAGCGTGACGCGGGCGGATGCCGCCAGCTGCGAGGTGCGGCTCGACTGCGGCCCCAGCCTCACCCTGCCGCTGTGCGCCACCGACCTTGGCCCGGACAGCCAGGTGACCCTGGGGCTGCGGCCGGAACACCTCAACGTGGTCAGCGCCGGCAGCGGTCGCCTGCAGGTCACCGCCGACGTCAGCGAACGCCTCGGCAGCGACACCTTCTGCCATGTGCGCAGCGCCTCGGGCGAGATGCTCACGGTGCGCGTGCGCGGCGACTTCGCCCCGCGTTACGGCGATGCCCTGACCCTGGACTTCGACACGGCGCACTGCCACCTCTTCGCCGCCGACGGCCGCGCCATCGGCAAACCACTGCAGCAGGCCGCCTGA
- a CDS encoding mannitol dehydrogenase family protein, which yields MKLNRQQLSRLGGAVALPAYSPDALRQGIVHIGVGGFHRAHQAAYTDALMNQGEALDWAICGVGLRAEDRAMRDALASQDYLYTLVELGDEANLPVRVIGAISDMLLAEESPQALIDKLADPAIRIVSLTITEGGYCIDDSTGEFLAELPVIAHDLRRPESPQSVFGFLCAALAKRRAAGIPAFTLMSCDNLPHNGDVTRKALLAFAHLADHELASWIDHHVSFPNAMVDRITPMTSAAHRQQLAEQHGVEDAWPVVCEPFVQWVVEDKFVSGRPAWEEVGVQFTDDVTPYEEMKIKLLNGSHLALTYLGFLKGYRFVHETLNDPLLRRYVRDFMDLDVTPQLAPVPGIDLSTYKNTLIERFSNQAIADQLERVCSDGSSKFPKFIVPTLNRLIEDGRPLERAALVVAAWALYLRGVDENGAHYRIADPRAAFCQSLVADDDQVRERLLGVEAIFGTAIPQSAAFVAAFELCYDSLRKLGVTRTLQTLLGD from the coding sequence ATGAAACTCAATCGCCAGCAGCTTTCCCGGCTTGGCGGCGCCGTCGCGCTGCCGGCTTACAGCCCCGACGCGTTGCGCCAGGGCATCGTCCATATCGGCGTCGGCGGCTTTCACCGCGCCCACCAGGCGGCCTACACCGATGCCCTGATGAACCAGGGCGAGGCCCTCGACTGGGCCATCTGCGGGGTCGGCCTGCGCGCCGAAGACCGTGCCATGCGCGACGCCCTGGCCAGCCAGGATTACCTCTACACCCTGGTCGAACTGGGCGACGAGGCGAACCTGCCGGTGCGGGTGATCGGCGCGATCAGCGACATGCTGCTGGCCGAGGAGTCGCCGCAGGCGCTGATCGACAAGCTGGCCGACCCGGCGATTCGCATTGTCTCGCTGACCATCACCGAAGGCGGTTACTGCATCGACGACAGCACTGGCGAATTTCTCGCCGAGCTGCCGGTCATTGCCCACGACCTGCGCCGCCCCGAATCGCCGCAGAGCGTGTTCGGCTTTCTCTGCGCCGCCCTGGCCAAACGTCGTGCGGCCGGCATTCCGGCCTTCACCCTGATGTCCTGCGATAACCTGCCGCACAACGGCGATGTCACGCGCAAGGCGCTGCTGGCCTTCGCCCACCTGGCCGACCACGAGCTGGCCAGCTGGATCGACCATCACGTGAGCTTTCCCAATGCCATGGTCGACCGCATCACGCCGATGACCAGCGCCGCCCATCGCCAGCAGCTGGCCGAGCAGCACGGCGTCGAGGATGCCTGGCCGGTGGTCTGCGAGCCCTTCGTGCAATGGGTGGTCGAGGACAAGTTCGTCAGCGGTCGGCCGGCCTGGGAAGAGGTCGGCGTGCAGTTCACCGACGATGTCACGCCCTACGAGGAGATGAAGATCAAGCTGCTCAATGGCAGCCACCTGGCGCTGACCTACCTGGGCTTTCTCAAGGGTTATCGCTTCGTCCACGAGACCCTGAACGACCCGCTGCTGCGCCGCTACGTGCGCGACTTCATGGATCTGGACGTGACCCCGCAACTGGCGCCGGTGCCCGGCATCGACCTGAGCACCTACAAGAACACGCTGATCGAGCGTTTCTCCAACCAGGCCATCGCCGACCAGCTGGAACGCGTCTGCTCCGATGGCTCGTCGAAGTTTCCCAAGTTCATCGTGCCCACACTCAACCGCCTGATCGAGGATGGCCGGCCGCTGGAGCGCGCGGCGCTGGTGGTCGCGGCCTGGGCGCTGTACCTCAGGGGCGTCGACGAGAACGGCGCGCACTACCGGATCGCCGATCCGCGCGCCGCGTTCTGTCAGTCGCTGGTGGCCGACGATGATCAGGTGCGCGAGCGACTGTTGGGCGTCGAGGCGATCTTCGGCACGGCGATCCCGCAGTCGGCAGCCTTCGTCGCGGCGTTCGAGCTGTGCTACGACAGCCTGCGCAAGCTCGGCGTGACGCGCACCCTGCAGACCCTACTGGGCGACTGA
- a CDS encoding carbohydrate ABC transporter permease, producing the protein MLTLKQSRRLHSLLIGSLCWAIAAVIFFPILWMLLTSLKTEIDAFATPPQFIFMPTLENYLHINERSDYFAFAWNSVLISFSATLLGMLLAVPAAYSMAFFETRHTKRTLLWMLSTKMLPPVGVLVPVYLLAKQFGLLDSRLVLIIIYTLINLPILVWMVYTYFKDIPAEILEAARLDGASTGQEIVRVLLPIARGGLASTMLLSLILCWNEAFWSLNLTSSAAAPLTALVASYSSPEGLFWAKLSAVSTLACAPILIFGWISQKQLVRGLSFGAVK; encoded by the coding sequence ATGCTGACCCTGAAACAGTCCCGGCGCCTGCACAGCCTGCTGATCGGCTCGCTGTGCTGGGCCATCGCCGCAGTGATCTTCTTCCCCATCCTGTGGATGCTGCTGACCAGCCTGAAGACCGAGATCGACGCCTTCGCCACGCCGCCGCAGTTCATCTTCATGCCGACGCTGGAGAACTACCTGCATATCAACGAGCGCAGCGACTACTTCGCCTTCGCCTGGAACTCGGTGCTGATCTCCTTCTCCGCGACCCTGCTGGGCATGCTGCTGGCCGTGCCGGCCGCCTACTCCATGGCCTTCTTCGAGACGCGCCACACCAAGCGCACGCTGCTGTGGATGCTGTCGACCAAGATGCTGCCGCCGGTGGGCGTGCTGGTGCCGGTGTACCTGCTGGCCAAGCAGTTCGGCCTGCTCGACTCGCGTCTGGTGCTGATCATCATCTACACCCTGATCAACCTGCCGATCCTGGTATGGATGGTGTACACCTACTTCAAGGACATCCCCGCGGAAATCCTCGAAGCGGCGCGCCTGGACGGCGCCAGCACCGGCCAGGAGATCGTCCGCGTGCTGCTGCCGATCGCCCGCGGCGGCCTGGCCTCGACCATGCTGCTGTCGCTGATCCTGTGCTGGAACGAGGCGTTCTGGTCGCTCAACCTGACCAGCTCCGCCGCCGCCCCGCTGACCGCGCTGGTGGCCTCCTACTCCAGCCCTGAGGGCCTGTTCTGGGCCAAGCTCTCCGCCGTCTCGACCCTGGCCTGCGCGCCCATCCTGATCTTCGGCTGGATCAGCCAAAAACAACTTGTCCGCGGCCTGTCCTTCGGCGCGGTGAAATAA
- the xylB gene encoding xylulokinase has product MYLGIDCGTQGTKALVLDVGSGQVLGAGSASHTLQSGANGRREQQPQQWLEAFEQATAQALAAAGISGERILGIGVSGQQHGLVLLDEQGAVLRPAKLWCDTESSAENQRLLDHLGGESGSLQRLGVAIAPGYTVSKLLWTREQHPDVFARIAHILLPHDYLNHWLTGRACSEYGDASGTGYFNVRTRSWDVELLNFIDPSGRLCNALPQLIESDQPVGRLRPQIALRLGLNPDAVVASGGGDNMMGAIGTGNIRHGAITMSLGTSGTLYAYSDQPTVSPHAQVATFCSSSGGWLPLICTMNLTNASGLIRQLLELDIHSFDALVAQAPIGAEGLLLLPFFNGERVPALPNARASLLGMDSDNLTRANLCRAVIEGTAFGLRYGLDLLRASGLQSEIIRLVGGAAKSPVWRQLIADIMGTPLVCPQHTEAAALGAAIQAAWCLTPAADRQAQLAELCERCVQLDTSTQTQPDPARTAQYDAVYQRYREQVGRLAANTPA; this is encoded by the coding sequence ATGTACCTCGGTATCGACTGCGGCACCCAGGGCACCAAGGCGCTGGTGCTGGACGTAGGCAGTGGCCAGGTGCTCGGCGCCGGCAGCGCCAGCCACACGCTGCAGAGCGGCGCCAACGGCCGCCGCGAACAGCAGCCGCAGCAGTGGCTGGAGGCCTTCGAGCAGGCGACCGCCCAGGCGCTGGCGGCTGCCGGCATCAGCGGCGAGCGGATTCTCGGCATCGGTGTGTCCGGCCAGCAGCATGGCCTGGTGCTGCTCGATGAACAGGGCGCGGTGCTGCGCCCGGCCAAGCTCTGGTGCGATACCGAGTCGAGCGCCGAGAACCAGCGCCTGCTGGACCACCTCGGCGGCGAAAGCGGTTCGCTGCAGCGCCTGGGCGTGGCCATCGCGCCGGGCTATACGGTGTCCAAGCTGCTCTGGACCCGGGAGCAGCACCCCGATGTCTTCGCCCGCATCGCGCATATCCTGCTGCCGCACGACTACCTCAACCACTGGCTCACCGGGCGCGCCTGCAGCGAGTACGGCGATGCCTCCGGCACCGGCTATTTCAACGTGCGCACGCGCAGCTGGGATGTCGAGCTGCTGAACTTCATCGACCCCAGCGGGCGCCTTTGCAACGCACTGCCGCAGCTGATCGAGTCGGATCAGCCAGTGGGCCGCCTGCGCCCGCAGATCGCCCTGCGCCTGGGCCTGAACCCGGATGCCGTGGTGGCCAGCGGCGGCGGCGACAACATGATGGGCGCCATCGGTACCGGCAATATCCGACACGGCGCGATCACCATGAGTCTGGGCACCTCCGGCACGCTCTACGCCTACAGCGATCAGCCGACGGTGAGCCCGCACGCGCAGGTGGCCACTTTCTGCTCGTCATCCGGCGGCTGGCTGCCGCTGATCTGCACCATGAATCTGACCAATGCCAGTGGGCTGATCCGGCAGTTGCTGGAGCTGGATATCCACAGCTTCGACGCCCTGGTGGCGCAGGCGCCCATCGGCGCCGAGGGCCTGCTGTTGCTGCCGTTTTTCAACGGCGAACGGGTGCCGGCCCTGCCGAACGCACGCGCCAGTCTGCTGGGCATGGACAGCGACAACCTGACCCGCGCCAACCTGTGCAGGGCGGTGATCGAGGGCACCGCCTTCGGCCTGCGCTACGGCCTCGACCTGCTGCGTGCCAGCGGCCTGCAGAGCGAGATCATCCGTCTGGTCGGCGGCGCGGCGAAGAGCCCGGTATGGCGCCAGCTGATCGCCGATATCATGGGCACGCCGCTGGTCTGCCCGCAACACACCGAAGCCGCCGCGCTGGGCGCCGCGATCCAGGCCGCCTGGTGCCTGACGCCCGCTGCGGATCGCCAGGCGCAGCTGGCCGAACTGTGCGAGCGCTGCGTACAGCTCGATACCAGCACCCAGACGCAGCCGGACCCGGCGCGCACGGCGCAGTATGACGCGGTCTATCAACGCTACCGCGAGCAGGTCGGCCGGCTCGCCGCAAACACACCGGCGTGA